The following is a genomic window from Nitrospira sp..
CCGTTCGTCCGGTCGATTGCTCGATGTCGCGCGATTTTTCCGCCTGGTGGGCGAATGAACGGATGTATCCGGCGGCGCTGGCAGCCAGGTGTCTTGTTCAATGGAGTGCAATTCCCGGCGTAACGCATCGATCTCGGCTTCTCCCTGCGCGATGCGAGGGAGCAGTTCGCGCTCAGCGGTATCGTGTTTTCGCTGTTTCCGAAAGTAGTCGTCCATATTGCCTTGAGCGGATTTCGTCGGATCGAGCGGGATTGTAATGTGGGGCAACGCTTCGTCGAAATAGTCGACAACGACGACCGACTCCAGTCCCTTCTTGATGGCGCCCAGATTTGCCTTCACCAATTCTCCGTAGCGGGCATAGTTCCGATACTTTTCGGCCTTGGCGAGATCGTTCCGCCAGGCCTCCACGCGCCGGCCCTGTTTCTTGATCGCTTTCTTGAGATGGTGCGCGCGCGCTTCTTTCTGGGTGGCAAACCTGTCCGTCGATTCCTTCTCATCGTAATGCGACTCAATCGCTGCAGACAGGCCGAAGGGGTCTTGGCGATTGGGTGTGAAACGAACCTCTCGTTCGCGCTGTGCAAGGCCGGCTGGCAGGGCAGGCAGCTGATATGGCTTGCCATAGAGGTCTTGTGAGCGATTCAGGTCTCGCAGCAAATGTCGTTCCGCATCCAGCACCAGAAAATTGGCGCGGTTGCCGGTCAATTCGCCAATTAATTGACGGGGGCCTGCGCTGGTCGTCAGCTCGATTGAGACGATACGGTCAGAACCTTCCTGGCGAAGATTATCGATGCGCGCGCCGTGGAGATGGGCTCGGAGGTATTGGCAAAAAGCTGGTGGCGCCGGCGGATTCTGCAACGCACGAGTGGCCAGGTGAATGCGGGTCGATGCGGGATGGGCGGAGAGCAGCAGGCGCTGGGTGCGTCCAGGCGTTCGGATTTCCAGCACGATCGTTCGCGCGGTCGGTTGATAGGCTTTTTGGATCCAGCCGCCTATCAGCGCCGACGCTATTTCCGCCACGACGTTGGTAATTTCTGTCGCTGTCAGCGCCATCGTGTATCTCGGTCACTCTGCGGCCGCACGACGCGGCTGCGCCGGTCTTTCTCCATTTGTGTCGCATGGGGCCAATTCGGTCACATTTCCTCGGCCACAAGCGCGTCCCCAGCCAGCACACTCTACGATCCGACGAAGAAACCCGCAAGAGCGTGAGAATGGATGACTGGCATCCAGCTTGCTTTATTCACGAGCAGGCAAGATTTCGGCAAGCTGCTAGGCTCTGTATAGCGCGGTGCCGGATGAGCGAGTGGGTGAACATCATTCGTGATGAGGAGGGCGCTATGAAGTGCACACGATGTGAAGGCCTCATGGTGGTCGACAATCTGATCGATCTACAGGAAAGCGGCATCCCCATGTGGATGCGCGGTTTGCGCTGCGTGTCCTGCGGCAATATCGTGGATCCGATGATTCTGCGTCATCGCAGAAGTCAAAAGTTAGGAACGATGCGATTGCTGAAACCCGGTGTCCTGGTTCCTGAGTTTGCAAGACAGCTCAAAGCGACGGCGTGACTGAGATGGCGTAGGGTTTTCACTACGGGTTGCTACAATCCGCCTGCCGCGCAGACCGGCTCATTGGCATGATCCCCGGCAGGCTCCGGCTGTATTCTGCCTCGGTTCCTTCTTGCAGGCCTGTCCCTCCTAGGCTACAGTCTCTCGTGTTTCATTGTGATTCTTAAGGGAGGCTGCACAGGTGCTTCTATTCGATACTCCATCTTTGCTTGCGCTGACTCGTGAGTTCCAGTTGTCCATGCGGCGGCTACTCCAGGAGCTTTGCCGAGAGTTGCAGGACGATTATAGTGAACTGGCCACGCAGCTTGCGTTTCCGACAGATGCTGTGCAAGCCCTGAGTCGCAGGCTGAAAGTCGAGGACTTATCCAATTGGAAAGTGGTCGGATGGATCGAGTCGCTGAACGACTTTGTCTACTTCTTGGATATTTGGCAGCAATGGCGGACAGAGTCGAACCGGCGGGAATTTGCCGAGCAACTATTTACCGAGTGCCAGGAAAAGTTTTTCGAAAACAGTTATCTCGACGAGTTATTTCCCAAAGGGAAACCGCAAGTCAGTGGCTTGGACGGCAGGCTTTCGCGCCTGTGCAAACGACTGACTCAGGACATTGCGC
Proteins encoded in this region:
- a CDS encoding Fibronectin/fibrinogen-binding protein (MaGe:77310087) produces the protein MALTATEITNVVAEIASALIGGWIQKAYQPTARTIVLEIRTPGRTQRLLLSAHPASTRIHLATRALQNPPAPPAFCQYLRAHLHGARIDNLRQEGSDRIVSIELTTSAGPRQLIGELTGNRANFLVLDAERHLLRDLNRSQDLYGKPYQLPALPAGLAQREREVRFTPNRQDPFGLSAAIESHYDEKESTDRFATQKEARAHHLKKAIKKQGRRVEAWRNDLAKAEKYRNYARYGELVKANLGAIKKGLESVVVVDYFDEALPHITIPLDPTKSAQGNMDDYFRKQRKHDTAERELLPRIAQGEAEIDALRRELHSIEQDTWLPAPPDTSVHSPTRRKNRATSSNRPDERRGPFRRFTSSDGLPIFVGRNARENDELTFGLAKSDDLWLHARGTPGSHVVVRLEKGSDPPPETIRDAATLALLYSDLKKSGKGDVIYTRRKWVKKAKGQAPGAVTVTQEKSLHISLDKKRLDALKTRSAQE
- a CDS encoding hypothetical protein (Evidence 4 : Unknown function but conserved in other organisms; MaGe:77310088), which gives rise to MKCTRCEGLMVVDNLIDLQESGIPMWMRGLRCVSCGNIVDPMILRHRRSQKLGTMRLLKPGVLVPEFARQLKATA